A region of Oceanispirochaeta sp. M1 DNA encodes the following proteins:
- a CDS encoding FecR domain-containing protein — MTNKILIFFIVFSTLIFSLPAQSMLSYFEGDVLVERDTEQIPAEMGMDLFEGDLVYTEKSSLAILDLAHGRTVKLRENSSLKLENLSPKTSVELKSGSVFSRVDRLLNGQFNVHTDSVVAGVRGTEFFMAFGKTIDDKADLWLCVNEGKVEVSLTSSGESVLVNEGEGINIPGSTTLTKPEAYAWTEDLNWNTDPAQGDVRDTTDLTGAYSDLLDQDYF, encoded by the coding sequence ATGACAAATAAAATATTAATCTTTTTCATTGTATTCTCAACACTAATTTTTTCATTGCCGGCACAGAGCATGCTCTCTTATTTTGAGGGAGATGTCCTTGTGGAGCGGGATACTGAGCAGATTCCGGCAGAAATGGGAATGGATCTATTTGAAGGTGACCTTGTATACACAGAAAAATCTTCTCTGGCTATTCTTGATCTGGCCCATGGCCGCACAGTCAAATTGAGAGAGAACAGCAGCCTGAAACTTGAAAACCTAAGTCCCAAAACTTCGGTGGAACTGAAATCAGGCAGTGTCTTCTCAAGGGTGGACCGTCTTTTAAACGGGCAATTCAATGTTCATACCGATTCGGTGGTTGCGGGAGTCCGGGGGACTGAGTTTTTCATGGCTTTTGGTAAGACTATCGATGACAAGGCAGATCTGTGGCTCTGTGTAAATGAGGGTAAAGTTGAAGTTTCTCTCACATCAAGCGGAGAATCAGTACTTGTCAATGAAGGGGAAGGTATCAATATTCCCGGAAGCACGACTCTGACAAAACCTGAAGCCTATGCCTGGACAGAGGATCTGAATTGGAATACCGATCCCGCACAGGGAGATGTCCGGGACACAACCGATCTGACAGGAGCCTATTCAGACCTGCTGGACCAGGATTATTTCTGA
- a CDS encoding Fur family transcriptional regulator — MTKKRSWILELFRIDEQPLCAQQVYEKLKGTLDMATVYRGLKYLEGKGHIVSFVLDCSHRGVERYYNLAGSQHRHFLHCVSCHSFTAVERCPLGSLNSIEKETGFKVDEHFLTLKGICSNCRNN; from the coding sequence ATGACGAAAAAACGGAGCTGGATACTGGAGCTGTTCAGAATAGATGAACAGCCTCTCTGTGCCCAGCAGGTGTATGAAAAGCTCAAGGGTACTCTTGATATGGCCACGGTATACAGGGGGTTGAAATATCTGGAAGGAAAGGGACATATCGTCTCCTTTGTTCTGGATTGTTCACATAGAGGGGTTGAGCGTTATTACAATCTTGCCGGAAGTCAGCACAGGCATTTTCTACACTGTGTTTCCTGTCACAGTTTTACTGCTGTTGAAAGATGTCCCCTGGGCAGTCTGAACAGCATTGAAAAAGAGACAGGTTTTAAAGTGGATGAGCATTTTTTGACACTGAAAGGGATATGCAGCAATTGCCGCAATAATTGA
- a CDS encoding metal ABC transporter substrate-binding protein, which produces MIGSAVFAAGSQDDSDSFRLITTTSIIDDVVRQVAGESAEIHNLMGKGNDPHSYEPTPRDMAQVERADIIFTNGLGLEESLLTVLETVHKGDIIEVSRTIDLLGALEHEDEHDEDGHDEDSDHNHEGSDPHSWMSPLNVLRWVDVVEAALSEADPSNSSIYKNNADAYRNELKKLDSWIRTELEVLPESKRVLVTDHNVFSYFARDYHFRVIGTIIPGFSSSAEPSAGDISRLIAILEEEQVHAVFIGESAGEGTRKLAETLGEESAHPISVHQVLTGSLRADGEDGDSYISFMKYNVNQIISGLSE; this is translated from the coding sequence TTGATAGGTTCAGCAGTTTTTGCTGCGGGGAGTCAGGATGATTCAGACTCATTCAGATTGATAACAACCACCAGCATAATTGATGATGTCGTCCGGCAGGTTGCCGGAGAATCCGCAGAGATCCATAACCTTATGGGCAAGGGGAATGATCCTCACAGCTATGAGCCTACACCCAGGGATATGGCGCAGGTCGAAAGGGCCGATATTATTTTTACAAACGGCCTGGGGCTTGAAGAGAGTCTTCTCACTGTTCTTGAAACTGTACACAAGGGTGATATTATCGAAGTTTCACGGACAATTGATCTTCTGGGAGCCCTGGAGCACGAAGACGAACATGATGAGGACGGGCACGATGAGGATTCAGATCATAACCATGAAGGTTCAGATCCACACAGCTGGATGAGTCCGCTCAATGTACTTCGCTGGGTGGACGTTGTTGAAGCAGCTCTCTCAGAGGCTGATCCTTCTAACAGTTCGATATACAAAAACAATGCCGATGCATACAGGAATGAACTGAAAAAACTGGACAGCTGGATCAGGACTGAACTTGAAGTTCTTCCGGAATCAAAACGTGTTCTTGTAACAGATCATAATGTTTTCAGCTATTTTGCCAGGGATTATCATTTCAGAGTAATCGGAACAATAATTCCCGGATTTTCAAGCTCCGCCGAGCCTTCAGCAGGAGATATTTCCCGTCTTATTGCCATTCTTGAAGAAGAGCAGGTTCACGCAGTTTTTATTGGTGAATCCGCAGGTGAAGGGACCAGAAAGCTGGCCGAAACTTTGGGTGAGGAGAGTGCACATCCTATTTCTGTTCACCAGGTACTGACCGGATCTCTCAGAGCAGATGGAGAGGACGGTGACAGTTATATAAGTTTTATGAAATACAACGTAAATCAGATAATCTCCGGTCTATCGGAGTAA
- a CDS encoding metal ABC transporter ATP-binding protein, whose product MKKPDILCYGKDCDHPALIGASALEIKNLDFSYPGLKNKVLDNVNLTIKAGEKVAFVGPNGAGKSTLMNLVLGLEPVQSGEISVYGHKASSCRHRVSMVPQKNSVDWHFPVSVRQVVTMGRYVHLGWYKKPGAEDRDAVDHAMETMEITDIADRQVGELSGGQQQRVMIARTLAHDADLLLLDEPLNHVDIATQELIFHTMERLCSHGKSVLVSTHDLGILTIHFSRALFLDKSIIADGAVKDVLTSENIARAYGFEFHKDKELSPWLNGY is encoded by the coding sequence ATGAAAAAACCCGATATACTCTGCTATGGTAAAGACTGTGATCATCCCGCCTTAATCGGAGCCTCCGCCCTGGAAATCAAAAACCTTGATTTTTCATACCCGGGACTGAAGAATAAGGTTCTTGATAATGTCAATCTGACAATCAAGGCAGGAGAGAAGGTCGCATTCGTCGGTCCCAATGGTGCCGGAAAATCAACTCTTATGAATCTTGTTCTGGGTCTTGAACCTGTTCAGTCAGGAGAAATCTCTGTTTACGGCCATAAGGCCAGCTCCTGCAGGCATCGGGTCTCCATGGTTCCACAGAAGAATTCTGTGGACTGGCATTTTCCTGTGTCGGTCCGTCAGGTCGTGACTATGGGCCGCTATGTTCACCTAGGCTGGTACAAAAAGCCCGGAGCTGAGGACCGCGATGCCGTAGATCATGCCATGGAAACCATGGAGATTACAGATATTGCAGACCGTCAGGTGGGTGAATTATCAGGGGGGCAGCAGCAGAGAGTCATGATTGCAAGAACGTTGGCCCATGATGCGGATCTGCTGCTTTTGGATGAACCTCTCAATCATGTGGATATTGCCACTCAGGAATTGATTTTTCACACCATGGAGCGTCTCTGTTCACATGGTAAAAGTGTTCTTGTGAGTACACACGATCTCGGAATCCTGACCATCCACTTCAGCAGGGCTCTCTTCCTTGATAAATCCATAATTGCGGATGGTGCTGTAAAGGATGTTCTCACTTCCGAGAATATTGCCAGAGCCTACGGATTTGAATTTCATAAAGATAAGGAGCTCAGCCCGTGGTTGAATGGTTACTAG
- a CDS encoding metal ABC transporter permease has protein sequence MVEWLLEPLQYGFFQRGLIAGIIVAFSCGVLSAFIVWRGMAFIGDALAHAVLPGIVLSIVLGIHVLIGALAAAVLSVIGIGALTKNKGFKEDTAIGVIFAGAFALGILLMSQVSSFKDLSHILFGNILGVSSLDVILITVVGVIVIGSVFLFYKELLVTSFDPTHAKAIGLSPQLIHFALLILVAATTVLATQTVGVVLVLALLVTPAAAASLLVRELVKIIKLSIVFAVSAIIAGFYLSYYFDLASGATIVLILTLFFIIAFIISKIRVSNIKR, from the coding sequence GTGGTTGAATGGTTACTAGAACCTCTGCAGTATGGTTTTTTTCAAAGAGGTCTTATAGCGGGAATCATCGTAGCCTTCAGCTGTGGTGTATTAAGTGCATTTATTGTCTGGCGGGGGATGGCCTTTATTGGTGATGCCCTGGCTCATGCAGTTTTGCCGGGTATTGTTTTATCCATAGTTCTTGGTATTCATGTTCTCATAGGCGCCCTTGCCGCCGCAGTTCTCTCTGTAATCGGAATAGGAGCCCTGACCAAAAATAAGGGATTCAAGGAAGATACGGCCATCGGGGTAATATTTGCAGGAGCCTTTGCTCTTGGGATTCTTTTGATGTCCCAGGTGTCAAGTTTCAAGGATCTGAGCCATATACTCTTCGGAAATATTCTGGGGGTCTCAAGTCTTGATGTAATACTAATTACAGTTGTGGGTGTTATTGTTATCGGATCGGTCTTTCTTTTTTACAAGGAACTTCTTGTTACAAGTTTTGATCCGACCCATGCCAAGGCTATTGGTCTATCTCCCCAGCTGATCCACTTCGCCCTGCTGATACTTGTGGCGGCGACAACGGTACTGGCTACTCAAACTGTGGGTGTTGTACTGGTTCTGGCTCTTCTTGTAACCCCCGCTGCCGCAGCATCCCTGCTGGTCCGTGAGCTTGTGAAAATCATAAAGCTGTCAATTGTTTTTGCAGTCAGCGCCATCATTGCAGGATTCTATCTCTCCTACTATTTTGACCTGGCTTCAGGAGCGACAATTGTTCTGATCCTGACACTGTTTTTTATTATTGCATTTATAATTTCAAAGATCAGAGTTTCAAATATCAAAAGATAA
- a CDS encoding MerR family transcriptional regulator encodes MYSIGEFSRINRITPRTLRHYDSLGLIKPARIDSWTGYRYYDASQLPLIRRILYLKDMGLSLDDIQLILKDENHLITLMKQREIELEVSIRNDRKRLLKLREFIGNSEGVLKMDKEISVEIKELPEVIVASMREKVPGYDSYFSVVPKMGEYMESVGAVCREPAYCFNIYHDGEYRESDIDVEICEAVTAFHEDSERVKFKTMEGVPQAACFKHLGDYASLASSYNLLFSWMEENGYSQDGLPRESYIDGIWNKNDPSQWLTEIQIPVSK; translated from the coding sequence ATGTACAGTATTGGAGAGTTTTCCAGAATCAACAGAATCACCCCCCGGACTCTTAGACACTATGACAGTCTGGGGCTGATTAAACCGGCCCGTATAGACAGCTGGACCGGTTACCGCTATTACGATGCATCCCAGCTGCCTCTTATACGGCGTATTCTCTATCTTAAGGATATGGGCCTGTCCCTGGATGATATTCAGCTGATTCTCAAGGATGAAAATCATCTTATCACATTGATGAAACAGAGAGAGATAGAGCTGGAAGTTTCCATCAGGAATGACAGGAAACGTCTGTTGAAACTGAGGGAATTCATTGGAAACAGTGAAGGAGTATTAAAGATGGATAAGGAAATCAGTGTCGAAATTAAAGAATTGCCGGAGGTCATTGTTGCCTCTATGCGTGAGAAGGTTCCAGGATATGACAGCTATTTTTCAGTAGTACCCAAGATGGGGGAGTATATGGAATCGGTGGGTGCAGTATGCAGGGAACCTGCTTACTGCTTTAATATCTACCATGACGGAGAATACCGTGAAAGCGATATTGATGTGGAGATCTGTGAAGCTGTTACAGCATTTCATGAGGATTCAGAGAGAGTAAAGTTTAAAACCATGGAAGGAGTACCTCAGGCGGCCTGTTTCAAGCATCTGGGGGATTATGCCAGTCTGGCTTCATCCTACAATCTGCTGTTCAGCTGGATGGAAGAAAACGGATACAGTCAGGACGGTCTGCCCCGTGAGTCCTATATTGACGGCATCTGGAACAAGAATGATCCATCCCAGTGGCTTACAGAGATTCAGATCCCTGTAAGCAAATAG
- a CDS encoding bacteriohemerythrin codes for MKPSIKLKLITATVLMTVLMSVLITMLATGILSKTFLITFGALVVIINFIQGIFFAITISSAVSRTSHSLKDLATKQGDLTFQLKQIGNNEISDMAGWFNQFINRIREILINVNDLAVKNNSLADQLSLSSKSSAGAVSSITKSILEMKEGSVQLDDSIYHASASIEEIMQSIKSLSSQVEQQFAAIEQSSSSTEQIMASVRNVASISESRLATMEGLVELIRNGGEKVGLTNNIIHAIQKNADEMMNMVDIINNISSQTNLLAMNASIEAAHAGEAGKGFAVVADEIRKLAEDTSSNAGLIADSLNSTTEKINQATTAGSESEKALEVINDEVSVFSDALREVSLSMNELSTASSEILESVSTLMSTSEVVKTASAEMQVGSSESMKSILHIKEVSAAAVENITKVAGLTEDLNKVSLQVSAFGNQNKYNNSLLMGEIGKFKTGHKTKESDGEVNVGIDWSDLMSVGISKMDDEHKELFKRINNLLKGLLGIGGDHDIAALVGSINKYIEYHFRDEEKMMKSYNYPDLKDHVKLHATYENEFSLIEKKLREGEFDANLLIEIQDKIINWLLDHIASEDKKYGKFIDDLKKK; via the coding sequence ATGAAACCATCTATAAAATTGAAACTTATCACTGCAACGGTCCTGATGACTGTTCTAATGTCAGTCCTGATAACAATGCTTGCAACAGGTATACTCTCAAAGACTTTTCTTATCACATTTGGAGCATTGGTTGTAATCATCAACTTCATTCAGGGAATATTCTTTGCAATCACAATATCCAGTGCTGTATCAAGGACATCTCACTCCCTGAAGGATCTGGCCACAAAACAGGGAGACCTGACATTTCAACTGAAACAGATAGGAAATAATGAAATAAGTGATATGGCCGGATGGTTCAATCAGTTTATTAACAGGATACGTGAAATACTTATCAATGTTAATGATCTGGCAGTGAAGAATAATTCTCTGGCAGACCAGCTTTCCCTGTCATCAAAGTCCAGTGCCGGTGCGGTCTCAAGCATTACAAAAAGTATCCTTGAGATGAAAGAGGGCAGCGTACAGCTGGATGATTCCATATACCATGCCTCAGCTTCTATAGAAGAGATCATGCAGTCTATCAAAAGTCTCTCCAGCCAGGTGGAGCAGCAGTTTGCTGCAATAGAACAGTCCAGTTCATCCACAGAACAGATCATGGCATCAGTCCGAAATGTAGCGTCAATCTCAGAATCACGTCTGGCTACAATGGAAGGTCTTGTAGAGCTCATTAGAAACGGTGGTGAAAAAGTGGGGCTGACCAATAACATCATACATGCCATTCAGAAGAATGCTGATGAAATGATGAACATGGTGGATATTATCAACAATATTTCCAGCCAGACAAATCTACTGGCAATGAACGCCTCAATTGAAGCGGCTCACGCCGGGGAAGCGGGAAAAGGATTTGCCGTAGTTGCCGATGAAATTCGGAAACTTGCTGAAGATACCAGCTCCAATGCCGGTTTGATCGCAGACTCTCTGAACTCCACCACTGAAAAAATAAATCAGGCGACCACTGCGGGAAGTGAATCTGAAAAAGCCCTGGAGGTCATCAACGATGAGGTCAGTGTATTTTCCGATGCCCTGCGGGAAGTATCCCTCTCCATGAATGAACTCTCCACAGCCAGCAGTGAAATTCTTGAATCAGTTTCCACCCTTATGTCAACTTCAGAAGTAGTTAAGACAGCCTCTGCAGAGATGCAGGTGGGAAGCAGCGAATCAATGAAATCCATCCTCCACATCAAAGAGGTTTCTGCTGCTGCAGTTGAAAATATCACTAAGGTAGCCGGTCTTACTGAAGATCTGAATAAAGTCTCACTCCAGGTATCTGCCTTCGGTAATCAGAATAAATACAACAACTCCCTCCTTATGGGTGAAATCGGAAAATTTAAAACCGGTCATAAAACCAAAGAATCAGATGGAGAAGTAAATGTCGGCATAGACTGGTCTGATCTGATGTCTGTGGGTATCAGTAAAATGGATGATGAACATAAGGAGTTGTTTAAGAGAATAAACAATCTCCTCAAAGGACTCCTCGGCATAGGCGGAGATCATGATATTGCAGCTCTGGTGGGGAGCATCAATAAATATATAGAGTACCATTTCCGTGATGAAGAGAAGATGATGAAATCTTACAACTATCCCGATCTGAAAGACCATGTGAAACTTCATGCTACCTATGAAAATGAATTCAGCCTTATAGAAAAAAAACTGAGGGAAGGTGAATTTGATGCGAATCTTCTGATTGAGATTCAGGACAAGATTATCAACTGGCTCCTGGATCATATAGCCAGTGAAGATAAAAAATACGGGAAGTTTATCGATGATCTGAAAAAAAAGTAA
- a CDS encoding YbaK/EbsC family protein, producing MAIEKVREHFSKWGREGDILEFDVSSATVELAAQALNCEPARIAKTLSYKIDDKAILIVTAGDARTDNKKYRQEFGTKARMLAREDVLDTIGHDVGGVCPFAVNRGVSVFLDESLKRFKTVYPACGSSNSAIELDCIELAEYSGFDKWVDVCRDWI from the coding sequence ATGGCTATTGAGAAAGTAAGAGAGCATTTCAGTAAATGGGGCAGGGAAGGTGATATTCTTGAGTTTGATGTAAGCAGTGCCACCGTAGAACTGGCTGCACAGGCTCTGAATTGTGAACCTGCCCGTATTGCCAAGACTCTCTCCTATAAAATTGATGATAAGGCTATTCTCATTGTTACAGCTGGTGATGCCCGTACTGATAATAAAAAATACAGGCAGGAATTCGGAACAAAGGCAAGGATGCTGGCCAGAGAGGATGTACTTGATACAATCGGTCATGATGTGGGTGGAGTCTGTCCCTTTGCAGTTAATAGGGGTGTTTCGGTATTCCTGGATGAATCATTGAAGCGGTTTAAAACTGTCTATCCCGCCTGCGGCTCCTCAAATTCGGCCATTGAACTGGACTGTATTGAACTGGCAGAGTATTCAGGATTTGATAAATGGGTAGATGTCTGCAGGGACTGGATCTAA
- a CDS encoding peptidylprolyl isomerase has product MEWRASHILVKDRNLANELLRRCKKGGNFSALAKEFSTCPSKNKGGDLGWFGPGKMVGQFEEACKRMSVGSYSNVVQTQFGCHVIKLTGRR; this is encoded by the coding sequence ATGGAATGGCGTGCCAGCCACATACTTGTAAAAGACAGAAATCTTGCAAATGAGCTCTTAAGACGTTGTAAGAAAGGCGGAAACTTTTCCGCCCTGGCGAAAGAGTTTTCAACCTGTCCCAGCAAAAACAAGGGCGGAGATCTTGGGTGGTTCGGTCCAGGTAAAATGGTTGGTCAGTTTGAAGAGGCCTGTAAAAGGATGTCTGTAGGGAGCTACAGCAATGTAGTTCAGACCCAGTTCGGCTGTCATGTGATTAAACTTACAGGACGCCGTTAA
- a CDS encoding ABC transporter substrate-binding protein, which translates to MKKITLTLLMGSILLTSLFAEGSRETISTAKPSEPVKVALLNGPSGIGLIQVKDESPFSDSSITADVQVMGAPKVLLGQMLKEEWDAAVLPANMAAILFNKGVGYQAAAVTGMGNLYLIASEDTTLDSIEDLESITLNIPGKNTTPDLISQLIAEETGIKLKADYSFNPSDLAKALAGGVVEAGVLPEPLATIALKSGKNLRIAFDMQQLWSDTFAGESNYPMTVLVVKSSFAAAYPELVDELLNASGKSLDWVSSNPAEASALIGEHGFTLPAPIVKMAIPRSNYTFVRGDGMAELMTPYFERLMGLNPGSIGGSVPLEGFYY; encoded by the coding sequence ATGAAAAAAATCACATTAACACTATTAATGGGCAGTATTCTGCTCACATCTCTATTTGCCGAGGGAAGCCGGGAAACAATCAGTACTGCTAAACCTTCAGAGCCTGTCAAAGTTGCCCTGCTCAATGGACCTTCGGGTATTGGACTTATTCAGGTCAAGGATGAATCACCTTTTTCAGACAGCTCAATAACAGCTGACGTTCAGGTCATGGGTGCCCCCAAGGTACTGCTGGGCCAGATGCTCAAGGAAGAGTGGGATGCGGCTGTACTGCCGGCCAATATGGCGGCAATTCTCTTTAATAAGGGAGTAGGTTATCAAGCCGCTGCTGTTACAGGTATGGGCAATCTATACCTCATTGCATCAGAGGACACAACTCTTGATTCCATAGAGGATCTTGAATCTATTACTCTCAATATTCCAGGAAAAAATACCACACCGGACCTGATCAGCCAGCTGATTGCGGAAGAGACGGGTATTAAACTCAAAGCAGACTACAGCTTCAATCCTTCTGATCTTGCCAAGGCTCTGGCTGGAGGTGTTGTCGAGGCCGGTGTACTGCCCGAGCCACTGGCTACAATTGCACTTAAAAGCGGAAAGAACCTGAGAATTGCCTTTGATATGCAGCAGCTGTGGTCAGACACATTTGCAGGTGAATCAAACTATCCAATGACCGTCCTGGTCGTAAAGTCGTCTTTTGCAGCGGCCTATCCCGAACTGGTGGATGAGCTCCTGAATGCGTCCGGAAAATCTCTGGACTGGGTTTCTTCCAATCCTGCCGAAGCTTCTGCCCTTATAGGAGAGCACGGTTTTACCCTTCCGGCCCCCATCGTTAAGATGGCCATCCCCAGAAGTAATTATACTTTTGTCAGGGGTGACGGTATGGCGGAACTGATGACCCCTTATTTTGAGCGTCTTATGGGATTGAATCCCGGATCTATCGGAGGCTCTGTGCCTTTAGAAGGATTCTATTACTGA
- a CDS encoding ABC transporter permease, with translation MISESKRMRTTLISLALYLSIWKLLSVIIGRSIILPPPEEVLLQTLRFLGTREAWTKILATSLRGLGGFSISLILGIATGLAAGKSQMFKWFSDPFLISIRSIPVLSLILLAVIWFPTELVPVFICFLIAYPVISSAVASGVNQVDRELLEMAAVYNKSHWTVLKEITLPSVMPYLLNGVSTGLGLTWKSVVAAEVLSMPASGLGTAMQTAQLQLDTAHLFAWTLIVVLLASLSESLLRLGEKKR, from the coding sequence ATGATTTCTGAATCAAAGAGGATGCGGACAACCCTGATATCTCTGGCTCTTTACCTGAGTATCTGGAAGCTCCTCTCTGTGATTATCGGACGCAGCATTATACTTCCTCCTCCCGAGGAGGTTTTGCTGCAGACTTTGCGTTTCCTGGGAACCCGGGAAGCGTGGACAAAGATTCTTGCCACAAGCCTGAGAGGGCTGGGTGGATTTTCAATCAGCCTGATCCTGGGTATTGCTACAGGGCTTGCAGCCGGTAAAAGCCAGATGTTTAAATGGTTTTCCGACCCCTTTCTTATCAGTATCCGTTCCATTCCCGTATTATCATTAATTCTTCTTGCGGTTATCTGGTTTCCTACCGAGCTGGTACCTGTCTTTATCTGTTTCCTGATTGCCTATCCTGTCATAAGTTCGGCAGTAGCCTCGGGTGTTAATCAGGTGGACAGAGAGCTTCTTGAAATGGCCGCTGTCTATAATAAATCTCATTGGACAGTGCTAAAGGAAATAACACTGCCTTCAGTGATGCCCTATCTTCTGAATGGAGTTTCAACGGGCCTCGGTCTTACCTGGAAATCTGTTGTAGCCGCCGAAGTTCTCAGCATGCCTGCATCGGGTCTGGGGACCGCCATGCAGACGGCGCAGCTCCAGCTGGATACGGCTCATCTTTTTGCCTGGACCCTTATTGTTGTTCTTCTGGCATCCCTGAGTGAGTCGCTTCTGAGGCTGGGAGAGAAAAAAAGATGA
- a CDS encoding ABC transporter ATP-binding protein, which translates to MIRWQDCSFNFDELKILDNFNLNIEEEGTTVLLGPSGCGKTTLLHLAATLLKPCSGEVSRASENLSYLFQKPRLLPWKTVAENIAFALDESLDSDLKRKKCDALISHVGLEGFEDYRPSRLSGGMEQRTAIARAFASESPLLLMDEPFKGLDLKLKMPLIGMLNTLLLECKTAAVLVTHDVREAILMGDRIVFLDGPPLRLVDDMAGLAPGDRDTSSRAFYELEKKLYKLILSE; encoded by the coding sequence ATGATCCGGTGGCAAGACTGTTCTTTTAATTTTGATGAGCTGAAAATACTTGATAATTTCAACCTTAATATTGAGGAGGAGGGGACTACTGTTCTTCTCGGACCCTCAGGCTGCGGAAAGACGACACTTCTCCATCTGGCGGCAACTCTGTTGAAACCCTGTTCCGGAGAAGTGTCCCGTGCTTCTGAAAATCTAAGTTATCTCTTTCAGAAACCAAGGCTTCTTCCCTGGAAGACAGTGGCTGAAAATATTGCCTTTGCCCTGGATGAATCTTTGGATTCCGATCTGAAGCGAAAGAAATGTGATGCCCTTATCAGTCATGTCGGACTTGAAGGTTTTGAAGATTACAGACCATCACGTCTGAGCGGTGGAATGGAGCAGCGTACAGCCATTGCCAGAGCCTTTGCTTCAGAGAGTCCTCTGTTATTGATGGATGAGCCTTTCAAGGGGCTTGATCTCAAACTTAAAATGCCTTTGATAGGCATGCTCAATACATTGCTTCTGGAGTGTAAGACAGCGGCTGTACTGGTTACCCACGATGTTCGTGAGGCTATTCTTATGGGAGACAGGATTGTCTTCCTGGATGGTCCTCCTCTGCGTCTTGTGGACGACATGGCGGGTTTAGCCCCGGGAGACCGTGATACCTCTTCCAGAGCCTTCTATGAGCTGGAAAAGAAACTATATAAACTGATCTTAAGTGAATAA
- a CDS encoding NYN domain-containing protein, which produces MTENVAVLWDIENVTPKSSDSLLIQGMWDYAESLGRVVTSYAYADWSKPGFRSLGPTLSGLHFNMLHIPYQKTRKNKNGSDMQLVTDAMELLRYHEHITTFVLITGDSDFRSLLLSLRKSGKKIHIICDIKTAAQDLLILADSFADYRELMPDDDDSDDTESDDKESAKKDFPKEYWFERLAESAAILQKDKKSSNMGSAKINMKMLNRDFNEKKIGTRGYKRWSDFVSAAVRAGYVTLQDDDNQTLILPGKGYVQEVSSLQTALRTLVTTLEAQDGGKEPHFHSYSIISNELRDKGVVMKTLGFSQFKKFISSAEARGLVETKMENLRSYVKLQK; this is translated from the coding sequence ATGACTGAGAATGTAGCAGTTCTCTGGGATATAGAAAATGTAACACCAAAAAGCAGTGACAGCCTGCTAATTCAGGGGATGTGGGATTATGCCGAATCATTGGGACGCGTAGTCACATCCTATGCCTATGCAGATTGGAGTAAACCGGGATTTCGTTCACTGGGACCCACTCTTTCGGGACTTCATTTCAATATGCTTCATATTCCCTATCAGAAAACACGAAAAAATAAAAATGGTTCTGACATGCAGCTGGTTACAGATGCTATGGAGCTTTTACGTTATCATGAACATATCACAACCTTTGTCCTGATTACAGGTGACAGTGACTTCCGTTCACTCCTTCTTTCATTAAGAAAGTCTGGAAAAAAGATACATATTATCTGTGACATTAAAACCGCGGCCCAGGATCTCCTGATTCTGGCTGACAGTTTTGCAGACTATAGAGAACTTATGCCAGACGATGATGATTCAGATGATACAGAGAGTGACGACAAGGAAAGTGCCAAAAAGGACTTTCCCAAGGAGTACTGGTTTGAACGTCTTGCTGAATCTGCAGCCATTCTGCAGAAGGACAAGAAATCATCCAACATGGGTTCTGCAAAAATCAACATGAAGATGCTGAACCGTGATTTCAATGAGAAAAAGATTGGTACACGGGGTTATAAACGCTGGAGTGATTTTGTATCAGCTGCCGTAAGAGCAGGGTATGTAACATTACAGGATGATGATAATCAAACTCTTATTCTCCCGGGTAAGGGATATGTTCAGGAAGTAAGCTCACTGCAGACTGCTCTGAGAACCCTGGTAACAACTCTGGAAGCACAGGACGGCGGCAAAGAGCCCCATTTCCACTCATACAGCATTATCAGCAATGAACTCAGGGACAAGGGTGTAGTAATGAAGACACTCGGGTTCAGTCAGTTTAAGAAGTTTATATCTTCTGCCGAGGCTCGAGGGCTTGTTGAAACAAAGATGGAAAACCTGAGAAGTTATGTAAAACTTCAGAAATAG